One Peromyscus leucopus breed LL Stock chromosome 4, UCI_PerLeu_2.1, whole genome shotgun sequence genomic region harbors:
- the LOC114702718 gene encoding ficolin-2, translating into MEKGGRFALTMAPGPAALFILTLLINGLITHADDTCPEVKVLDLDGSNKLTILRGCPGGPGALGPKGEAGAKGDKGENGLPGHPGKAGPTGPKGDRGEKGVRGEKGVRGEKGDTGPVQSCATGPRACKELLTQGHFLTGWYTIYLPDCRPLAVLCDMDTDGGGWTVFQRRLDGSVDFFRDWASYKRGFGSQLGEFWLGNDNIHALTTQGTSELRVDLTDFEGKHDFAKYSSFKIEGEAEKYKLVLGNFVGGGAGDSLTSQNNQFFSTKDQDNDQSSSNCALRYHGAWWYSDCHHSNLNGLYLRGPHKSYADGVNWRSWGGYNYSYKVSEMKVRLT; encoded by the exons ATGGAGAAGGGTGGGAGGTTTGCACTTACCATGGCTCCGGGACCTGCTGCCCTATTCATCTTGACCCTGCTCATCAATGGCCTGATCACTCATGCTGATGACACCTGCCCAG AAGTGAAAGTCCTGGATCTGGATGGTTCCAACAAGCTCACCATCCTTCGAGGCTGCCCTGGCGGTCCTGGAGCCCTGGGGCCCAAGGGAGAGGCAGGGGCCAAAGGAGATAAAG GAGAGAATGGCCTCCCTGGACACCCTGGAAAGGCAGGACCGACTGGACCCAAAG GAGACCGGGGAGAGAAGGGAGTACGTGGAGAGAAGGGAGTACGTGGAGAGAAAG GAGACACCGGGCCAGTTCAGTCGTGTGCTACAG gacctcGGGCCTGCAAGGAATTGCTCACCCAGGGCCACTTTCTCACTGGCTGGTACACCATCTACCTGCCGGATTGCAGGCCCCTGGCTGTGCTGTGTGACATGGACACGGATGGCGGGGGCTGGACC GTCTTCCAGAGGAGGCTCGATGGCTCTGTGGACTTCTTTCGGGACTGGGCCTCATACAAGCGCGGCTTCGGCAGTCAGCTGGGGGAGTTCTGGCTGGGAAATGACAACATCCACGCCCTAACCACCCAGG GAACCAGCGAGCTGCGAGTGGATCTTACAGACTTCGAAGGCAAGCATGACTTTGCCAAGTACAGCTCCTTCAAGATCGAAGGAGAGGCTGAGAAATACAAGCTCGTCCTGGGAAATTTTGTTGGAGGTGGTGCTG GTGACTCCCTGACTTCCCAAAACAACCAATTTTTCTCTACCAAAGACCAAGACAATGACCAGAGTTCTTCCAACTGTGCGCTGAGATACCATGGAGCCTGGTGGTACAGTGATTGTCACCATTCCAACCTGAATGGCCTCTACCTCAGGGGGCCCCATAAGAGCTACGCAGATGGTGTGAATTGGAGGTCATGGGGAGGCTACAACTATAGCTACAAGGTTTCTGAGATGAAGGTGCGCCTCACCTAG